Proteins co-encoded in one Streptomyces sp. NBC_01283 genomic window:
- a CDS encoding DUF6851 domain-containing protein yields MTNLRRLRSRRLAGVVAVATAFVLVGSLNSAAPAAPRKAAAIDLDHGNALIEVVYPKFQRVSREQSSGRSVSLTVDHAILIEMPWFDAIAPYHPTAKGIFSDLGRRPKEERTVRNKNIAVIYSAFTSLNEVLPQYKSRWLEMMESAGLDPNDTKEDPTTPSGIGILAAKSAMAARVGDGSNRDGDEGGRKYNRQPYADYTGYKPVNTVDELRNPSRWQPNATSTNNVLRSQQFATPQYGRVRPFSYDSPTRFKVSPPTKSNHHNRKAYKSQADEVLKASANLNDRQKMSAELFNDKVITFGAVAGTPVVTGGKYDTEKMVQYITTSDVAFVDATIATWHFKRKYDSVRPFSAIRHVYGKKKVTAWGGVGKGTVSDITGNEWRSYLSTNSADSPEYPSVTSALCLAFAQQVRKFTGTDKIDIAVPTAKGSSLVEPGVTPAADTTLRWSNWTDFANDCGESRVWAGENFPSAIEASRQYAPEIGDLSYDFVQHKLNGS; encoded by the coding sequence GTGACGAATTTGAGGCGGCTGCGGAGTCGGCGCCTGGCGGGGGTGGTGGCCGTTGCCACCGCGTTCGTCCTGGTGGGATCGCTGAACAGTGCCGCGCCCGCGGCCCCGCGCAAGGCGGCCGCCATCGACCTTGATCACGGGAACGCCCTGATCGAGGTCGTGTATCCGAAGTTCCAGAGGGTGTCGCGCGAGCAGAGCTCGGGCCGTTCCGTGTCATTGACCGTGGACCACGCCATTCTGATCGAGATGCCGTGGTTCGACGCCATAGCTCCCTACCATCCGACGGCGAAAGGCATTTTCTCGGACCTGGGACGTCGCCCGAAAGAGGAACGCACGGTCCGCAACAAGAACATCGCGGTCATCTACTCGGCCTTCACCTCGCTCAACGAGGTCCTCCCGCAGTACAAGTCGCGCTGGCTCGAGATGATGGAGTCGGCGGGGCTCGATCCGAACGACACCAAGGAGGACCCGACCACCCCGAGCGGCATTGGAATTCTCGCCGCGAAGAGCGCCATGGCAGCGCGCGTGGGGGACGGGTCCAACCGTGACGGCGATGAGGGCGGGCGCAAGTACAACCGGCAGCCCTACGCCGACTACACGGGCTACAAGCCGGTCAACACCGTGGACGAGCTGCGCAATCCGTCCCGCTGGCAGCCCAACGCCACCTCGACGAACAACGTTCTGAGGTCTCAGCAGTTCGCCACACCTCAGTACGGTCGCGTGCGGCCGTTCTCGTACGACAGCCCCACCCGGTTCAAGGTCTCTCCTCCGACCAAGAGCAACCACCACAACCGGAAGGCCTACAAGAGCCAGGCCGACGAGGTCCTCAAGGCCTCGGCGAACCTGAATGACCGCCAGAAGATGAGCGCCGAACTCTTCAACGACAAGGTCATCACCTTCGGTGCCGTCGCCGGCACTCCAGTGGTCACCGGAGGCAAGTACGACACGGAGAAGATGGTGCAGTACATCACCACGTCCGATGTCGCCTTCGTCGACGCGACCATCGCCACGTGGCACTTCAAGCGCAAGTACGACTCGGTGCGGCCGTTCAGTGCGATTCGCCACGTGTACGGGAAGAAGAAGGTGACGGCATGGGGCGGTGTCGGTAAGGGCACCGTCAGCGACATCACCGGAAACGAATGGCGGAGCTATCTGAGCACGAACTCTGCCGACAGTCCTGAATACCCCTCCGTCACCTCCGCGCTCTGCCTTGCATTCGCCCAGCAAGTGCGGAAGTTCACCGGAACCGACAAGATCGACATAGCCGTCCCCACGGCCAAGGGATCTTCCCTCGTCGAACCGGGGGTCACTCCCGCCGCCGACACCACACTGCGCTGGAGCAACTGGACGGACTTCGCGAACGATTGTGGCGAGAGCAGGGTCTGGGCCGGTGAGAACTTCCCTTCCGCAATTGAGGCATCGCGTCAGTACGCGCCGGAGATCGGCGACCTGAGCTACGACTTCGTCCAGCACAAGCTGAACGGGAGCTGA